A portion of the Juglans microcarpa x Juglans regia isolate MS1-56 chromosome 1D, Jm3101_v1.0, whole genome shotgun sequence genome contains these proteins:
- the LOC121245953 gene encoding uncharacterized protein LOC121245953: protein MDDMMIPVVVPTELREAYRNRLGRVAQNVLAIVDFDMKFIFVYTGWEGSAHDARVFHHAASDPEAHFPWPPEGQYYLVDSAYPCTTGLMPPIQENVITGVIVTIRGVFMVIEPAVGDGASSSTHVDLSIEAQNNMAAIRDEIAISMWEARGGH, encoded by the exons ATGGACGATATGATGATACCAGTTGTCGTCCCAACTGAGTTGCGCGAGGCATATCGAAATAGGTTGGGCCGAGTTGCCCAAAATGTGTTGGCAATAGTTGATTTcgatatgaaatttatatttgtttacacTGGATGGGAGGGATCCGCGCATGATGCACGTGTGTTCCACCATGCTGCAAGTGATCCAGAAGCCCATTTTCCATGGCCACCAGagg GTCAGTATTATCTTGTGGATTCAGCTTATCCATGCACTACGGGATTGATGCCCCCTATCCAAGAGAACGTTATCACCGGAGTGATCGTCACAATCAGAGGGGTTTTCATGg TTATTGAGCCTGCGGTTGGTGATGGGGCATCCTCATCTACTCATGTAGACTTGTCAATTGAAGCCCAAAACAATATGGCTGCGATTAGAGATGAGATTGCCATTTCTATGTGGGAAGCAAGGGGTGGCCATTGA